The following proteins are co-located in the Hydractinia symbiolongicarpus strain clone_291-10 chromosome 7, HSymV2.1, whole genome shotgun sequence genome:
- the LOC130648760 gene encoding gamma-aminobutyric acid receptor subunit rho-1-like isoform X1 codes for MMYLVVCCLLILFKFSHGSFETRLEAIKYEKSQRPFYGTGNVNVTVQIFVYLIGPINEVDFTFEIGFYLRQWWVDPRLAFNNTSEIFHATTLDHLIWIPDTSVYHSREVRIFENAVRAIIKPSGAVYYSRRLTSKIHCHMDLTFYPMDTQECHLTFENYAFTTNQVNISWHKIPIVRSTMLELNGYSLMGISSNTILKPSLVGNKTTYFKLLQSRYTVKRSYMNHIYRTFIPSSLLLIFAFGSFWVPDTAVPARMGMIVTSFLSSTFILQGVSDTTVMVSYTTPMQMFLLINVVLIVCCMIQYLIVLKGRSNQLHSNPTCFENETVEECDKVETEKCDVSIRPSSGTQIVHIVDKISRIIFPVLYAAFCATFFGYYFKQ; via the exons ATGATGTATTTGGTCGTATGCTGTTTGTtgatattatttaaattttcacacGGCTCGTTTGAGACAAGGCTAGAAGCGATAAAATATGAGAAGAGTCAAAGACCTTTTTATGGCA ctgGTAATGTCAATGTGACTGTGCAAATATTTGTTTATCTTATTGGACCCATCAATGAAGTTGATTTT ACTTTTGAAATTGGATTTTACTTGCGACAATGGTGGGTAGATCCAAGACTGGCATTCAACAACACATCAGAGATTTTTCATGCTACCACGTTGGATCATTTGATCTGGATTCCTGATACATCAGTTTATCATTCGCGCGAAGTACGTATATTTGAAAATGCAGTACGAGCGATAATTAAACCCTCTGGTGCGGTGTATTATAGTCGAAG GTTAACGTCGAAAATACATTGTCATATGGATTTGACCTTTTATCCAATGGATACTCAAGAATGTCATCTTACGTTTGAAAATT ATGCTTTCACAACAAACCAAGTAAACATATCATGGCACAAAATACCAATTGTGAGAAGCACAATGCTAGAATTGAATGGCTATAGCCTAATGGGCATATCAAGCAACACTATTTTAAAACCATCTCTCGTTGGAA ACAAAACAACATACTTCAAACTTTTGCAATCACGGTACACCGTAAAGAGATCTTACATGAATCATATTTACCGAACTTTTATCCCATCTTCATTACTACTAATATTCGCATTTGGATCATTTTGGGTTCCCGACACTGCTGTTCCAGCTCGTATGGGAATGATTGTGACAAGTTTCTTATCAAGTACGTTTATATTACAAGGAGTAAGTGATACAACGGTGATGGTTTCATATACAACCCCGATGCAAATGTTTCTTCTTATCAATGTTGTGTTAATTGTTTGCTGCATGATTCAGTATTTAATCGTGTTGAAGGGAAGATCTAATCAG CTTCATTCTAATCCCACCTGCTTTGAAAATGAAACAGTCGAAGAATGCGATAAGGTGGAAACAGAAAAATGCGATGTCAGTATTAGACCATCAAGTGGAACACAAATTGTTCATATTGTCGACAAAATATCGCGGATTATTTTTCCAGTACTCTATGCTGCTTTTTGTGCTACATTCTTTGGATATTACTTCAAACAGTAA
- the LOC130648760 gene encoding gamma-aminobutyric acid receptor subunit rho-1-like isoform X2: protein MMYLVVCCLLILFKFSHGSFETRLEAIKYEKSQRPFYGTGNVNVTVQIFVYLIGPINEVDFTFEIGFYLRQWWVDPRLAFNNTSEIFHATTLDHLIWIPDTSVYHSREVRIFENAVRAIIKPSGAVYYSRRLTSKIHCHMDLTFYPMDTQECHLTFENYAFTTNQVNISWHKIPIVRSTMLELNGYSLMGISSNTILKPSLVGNKTTYFKLLQSRYTVKRSYMNHIYRTFIPSSLLLIFAFGSFWVPDTAVPARMGMIVTSFLSTSF from the exons ATGATGTATTTGGTCGTATGCTGTTTGTtgatattatttaaattttcacacGGCTCGTTTGAGACAAGGCTAGAAGCGATAAAATATGAGAAGAGTCAAAGACCTTTTTATGGCA ctgGTAATGTCAATGTGACTGTGCAAATATTTGTTTATCTTATTGGACCCATCAATGAAGTTGATTTT ACTTTTGAAATTGGATTTTACTTGCGACAATGGTGGGTAGATCCAAGACTGGCATTCAACAACACATCAGAGATTTTTCATGCTACCACGTTGGATCATTTGATCTGGATTCCTGATACATCAGTTTATCATTCGCGCGAAGTACGTATATTTGAAAATGCAGTACGAGCGATAATTAAACCCTCTGGTGCGGTGTATTATAGTCGAAG GTTAACGTCGAAAATACATTGTCATATGGATTTGACCTTTTATCCAATGGATACTCAAGAATGTCATCTTACGTTTGAAAATT ATGCTTTCACAACAAACCAAGTAAACATATCATGGCACAAAATACCAATTGTGAGAAGCACAATGCTAGAATTGAATGGCTATAGCCTAATGGGCATATCAAGCAACACTATTTTAAAACCATCTCTCGTTGGAA ACAAAACAACATACTTCAAACTTTTGCAATCACGGTACACCGTAAAGAGATCTTACATGAATCATATTTACCGAACTTTTATCCCATCTTCATTACTACTAATATTCGCATTTGGATCATTTTGGGTTCCCGACACTGCTGTTCCAGCTCGTATGGGAATGATTGTGACAAGTTTCTTATCAA CTTCATTCTAA
- the LOC130648758 gene encoding gamma-aminobutyric acid receptor subunit rho-3-like translates to MDKFYLLRRAQFLRSFTILCILMLCQRTRALIAQKLKKINYEKAERPFHGNRSVNVTVQVYIYMIGPIDEEHFTFESGFYLRQWWEDPRLKRNISSIVHATSLDHLLWIPDTTVADSRSLRRFDDAIRTVIQPNGMVYTSRRLSTKTYCNMDLRLYPMDTQTCELILENFAFSTNEVNISWHQVPLARSADLTLDGYELMEITTNTNKQDWLIGNKTTVFKQLQAHFTVKRTFMYHVYRTYIPSVLLLIFAFGTFWVPDTAVPARMGMIVTSFLANVFILQAVSEETVKVSYTTPMQMFLVVNITLIVFSMVEYLVILHGQNSQASALQVNSTLNSSYNHDVQHESFQLDQTVTKNKVQSTDENETRHALHRRDAKRTHIVDKTSRLFFPLTYIIFCAAYFGYYTR, encoded by the exons ATGGATAAGTTTTACTTATTGCGTAGGGCGCAGTTTCTAAGGAGTTTCACCATATTGTGCATATTAATGTTGTGTCAACGAACGAGAGCTTTGATTGCGCAGAAATTGAAGAAAATTAATTATGAGAAGGCTGAGAGACCTTTCCATGGAA accgTTCAGTCAATGTTACAGTGCAGGTGTATATCTATATGATAGGACCGATTGATGAAGAACATTTT ACATTCGAGTCTGGTTTTTATTTGAGACAATGGTGGGAGGATCCTCGACTTAAAAGGAACATTTCTTCAATCGTTCATGCCACTTCCCTCGATCATCTATTATGGATACCTGACACAACAGTAGCAGACTCTCGCTCTCTAAGAAGATTTGATGACGCTATCAGAACAGTGATTCAGCCTAATGGTATGGTCTATACGAGCCGACG GTTGTCAACAAAAACTTATTGTAACATGGATTTAAGGTTGTATCCAATGGATACTCAAACATGTGAGCTGATTTTGGAGAACT TTGCATTTTCAACAAACGAAGTGAACATCTCTTGGCATCAGGTACCATTAGCAAGAAGTGCAGATTTAACACTTGATGGTTATGAGTTAATGGAGATAACAACAAATACAAATAAACAAGACTGGCTCATAGGAA ATAAAACGACGGTTTTTAAACAGCTTCAGGCCCATTTTACCGTGAAAAGAACCTTTATGTACCATGTCTATAGAACGTACATCCCATCCGTGTTATTACTAATTTTTGCATTTGGAACATTTTGGGTTCCCGACACTGCTGTCCCAGCTCGTATGGGAATGATTGTTACAAGTTTTCTtgcaaatgttttcatcttacaAGCAGTGAGTGAAGAAACTGTAAAAGTTTCCTACACAACACCAATGCAAATGTTTCTGGTTGTCAATATCACATTGATTGTTTTTTCAATGGTGGAATACTTAGTCATCCTGCATGGCCAAAATAGTCAG GCAAGCGCACTACAAGTCAATTCAACCTTAAACTCATCATACAACCATGATGTACAACACGAAAGCTTTCAACTTGATCAGACTGTAACTAAGAACAAAGTACAGTCAACTGACGAAAACGAAACCAGACATGCTCTCCATCGCCGTGATGCAAAGAGAACTCATATCGTCGACAAAACATCACGATTGTTTTTTCCTCTGACATACATTATATTTTGCGCAGCATATTTCGGATACTATACTCGATAA
- the LOC130648757 gene encoding gamma-aminobutyric acid receptor subunit rho-1-like has translation MNKVYNSSARRKILSPLMLCFSLVCVIMLSKSATALNKERLQALNYEKAERPFHGKSSVNITVQVYIYMVGPIDEEHFTFESGFYLRQWWRDPRLQRNDSSTLHATSLDHLLWIPDTTVFDARSLTMFNDAIRTVIEPNGVVYTSRRLSTKTHCNMDLSFYPMDTQTCALIFENFAFTTNEVNISWHQVPLVRSADLTLDGYELMEITTNTRRKLSLIGNTTVYFKLLEAHFTVKRTFMYHIYRTYIPSLLLLIFAFGTFWVPDTAVPARMGMIVTSFLANVLILQAVSEKTVKVPYTTPMQMFLVVNITLIVFAMVEYLIIMHGKNKIMRKSTTQVNFFQNKAYNQDVQLNKSVPRNKIQSAEEAHTEISLPIDVHRTHIVDKTSRLFFPLTYVIFCAVYFVYYTHASS, from the exons ATGAACAAAGTTTATAATAGCAGCGCTCGTAGGAAAATATTATCACCACTGATGTTATGTTTCAGCTTGGTATGCGTGATCATGTTATCTAAATCAGCGACAGCTCTGAATAAAGAAAGATTGCAGGCATTAAATTACGAGAAGGCTGAAAGACCTTTTCATGGAA aaagttcAGTTAATATTACAGTACAAGTTTATATCTATATGGTAGGACCGATTGATGAAGAACATTTT acattCGAGTCCGGTTTTTATTTAAGACAATGGTGGAGGGATCCGCGACTACAGAGGAACGATTCTTCAACTTTGCATGCAACTTCACTAGATCATCTACTTTGGATACCAGACACAACGGTATTTGACGCTCGCTCACTAACCATGTTTAATGATGCTATTAGGACAGTTATCGAACCAAATGGTGTGGTATACACCAGTCGAAG GTTATCAACAAAAACACATTGTAATATGGATTTAAGTTTCTATCCTATGGATACTCAAACTTGTGCACTTATCTTCGAAAATT TTGCATTCACAACAAACGAAGTGAACATCTCTTGGCATCAGGTACCATTAGTAAGAAGTGCAGATTTAACACTCGATGGTTATGAGTTAATGGAGATAACAACAAACACGAGGAGAAAGCTGTCACTTATCGGAa ATACAACAGTGTACTTTAAACTTTTGGAAGCACATTTTACTGTAAAAAGAACCTTCATGTATCATATCTACAGAACGTATATTCCATCTCTATTATTATTGATTTTTGCATTTGGGACATTTTGGGTTCCCGACACAGCTGTGCCGGCTCGTATGGGCATGATTGTGACAAGTTTTCTTGCAAACGTTTTAATCTTACAAGCAGTGAGTGAGAAGACAGTAAAAGTTCCCTACACAACACCAATGCAAATGTTTCTGGTTGTCAATATCACATTAATTGTTTTTGCAATGGTGGAATACTTAATTATCATGCATGGAAAAAATAAGATTATGAGG AAAAGCACAACGCAAGTCAACTTCTTTCAAAACAAAGCCTACAATCAAGATGTTCAACTAAATAAAAGTGTACCACGGAACAAAATACAATCAGCTGAGGAAGCACATACTGAAATTTCGTTGCCAATAGACGTGCATAGAACTCATATCGTCGACAAAACATCACGGTTGTTTTTCCCTCTTACATACGTTATATTTTGCGCAGTATACTTCGTTTACTATACTCACGCTAGTTCATGA
- the LOC130648763 gene encoding ligand-gated ion channel 50-like — protein MLHATTLDHLLWVPDTSVHDARSLTRFDDAVRTVIKPSGGVYVSRRLSTKTHCNMDLSFYPMDTQTCELIFESYAFTTNEMDISWHHVPVVKGDLLSLDGYELVKITTLTRMKPSLIGSNVFLLFI, from the exons ATGTTGCATGCCACTACCCTTGACCATCTATTATGGGTACCTGATACGTCGGTACATGATGCTCGATCGTTAACAAGATTCGATGATGCTGTCAGAACAGTTATAAAACCGAGTGGCGGGGTGTATGTCAGTCGAAG GTTATCAACAAAAACACATTGTAACATGGATCTAAGTTTCTACCCTATGGATACCCAAACGTGTGAGCTCATCTTTGAGAGTT ATGCATTTACAACAAACGAAATGGATATCTCTTGGCACCACGTACCAGTGGTAAAAGGTGACCTCTTATCTCTGGATGGCTATGAGTTGGTTAAGATAACAACACTCACCAGAATGAAGCCATCACTAATTGGAAGTAATGTGTTTCTcctatttatataa
- the LOC130648762 gene encoding uncharacterized protein LOC130648762 — translation MGMIVTSFLANVFILQAVSEETVKVSYTTPMQMFLVVNITLIVLALIEYLFILHGKEKTSQTTTILNTACSPEEPHKTFKLDQSASDNEIQSTGNGKEEHVRLHEMQKVHVVDKMSRILFPLTYIVFFAVYFGYYTYAS, via the exons ATGGGAATGATTGTTACAAGTTTTCTTGCGAATGTTTTCATCTTACAAGCAGTGAGTGAAGAAACAGTAAAAGTTTCCTACACAACACCAATGCAAATGTTTCTTGTTGTCAATATCACATTGATTGTTCTTGCATTAattgaatatttatttattctgcATGGAAAG GAAAAAACATCACAAACCACTACCATTTTAAACACAGCTTGTAGCCCGGAAGAACCACACAAGACCTTTAAACTTGACCAAAGTGCATCTGACAATGAAATACAATCAACTGGGAATGGAAAGGAGGAGCATGTCCGTCTCCATGAAATGCAAAAGGTTCATGTCGTGGATAAAATGTCACGGATTCTTTTTCCTCTAACATACATCGTTTTCTTCGCAGTTTATTTTGGATACTACACTTACGCAAGTTAA
- the LOC130648761 gene encoding uncharacterized protein LOC130648761 — protein sequence MTSNGNPNSFQNYLRGIKAAENVEVRYDRDVEKGLHETYGNEGYGRDPEEHGTAEYNGTSTILTETVTISSKNIKKRGRPKKSDDHKSWEDDEIAVLIEIWSQFENPYNTKHKKYFNREERQKSMEAIEKALNDQSITSTTKQVNRSEELLWCSKENV from the exons atgacgagCAATGGTAATCCAAActcttttcaaaattatttacgTGGAATAAAAGCAGCAGAAAATGTAGAAGTTAGATATGATAGAGACGTGGAGAAAGG GTTACATGAAACATATGGTAATGAGGGGTATGGGAGAGATCCTGAGGAGCATGGAACTGCTGAATATAATGGAACATCAACAATATTGACTGAAACAGTTACCATTTCATCGAAAAACATTAAGAAACGAGGGAGACCGAAAAAGTCGGACGATCACAAGAGCTGGGAAGATGATGAAATTGCTGTTCTCATTGAGATATGGTCCCAATTTGAAAATCCATACAATACTAAACATAAAAAGTACTTTAACAGAGAAGAGCGACAGAAAAGCATGGAAGCAATCGAAAAAGCTCTCAATGATCAAAGCATCACGTCTACTACAAAGCAAGTTAACCGATCTGAAGAATTACTATGGTGCTCAAAAGAGAATGTGTAA